In Elusimicrobiales bacterium, the genomic window GCTGGGGCTGGACTGGGACGAGGGGCCCCTGCCCGGCGGCGGCGAAAAAGGCCCACACGGCCCCTATTTTCAGAGCGAGCGCGCCGCAAAGGGCATATACAAGCAATACGCCGACAAGCTGATTGCGCAGGGCATGGCCTATCACTGCTACTGCACGCCGGAGGAGCTTGAGGAGGCCCGCCGCCGCGCCCAGCTGGAAAAACGCCCGCCGAAATACGAGGGGATCTGCCGCCATCTCACCGAAAGCCGCAGGCGCGAGCTGGAGGCCCAGGGCCGCAAGCCGGTGGTGCGCTTCAGAATGCCCGACGAAGGCGCTACTTCCTGGAACGACCTTATCCGCGGCGAGGTGAAATTTGAAAACCGGCTGCTTTATGATTTCGTGATGGTGAAGGCCTCCGGCTATCCGACCTACAATTTCGCCTGCGTGGTAGACGACCATCTGATGGAGATGAGCCATATCATCCGCGGCGACGACCATATTTCCAACACCCCGCTGCAGGTGCTGCTTTACAAGACGCTGGGCTGGCCCCTGCCGGAAATCGCGCACCTGTCCATGATACACGGCCCCGACGGCACCAAGCTTTCCAAGCGGCACGGCCACACCAGCGTCGCCGAATACGAGAGCGCGGGCTATCTGCCGGACGCGGTCAAGAACTATCTCGCGCTGCTGGGCTGGTCCACGCCGGACAGCCAGCAGATTTTCGCGCCGGGCGAACTGATAGAGAAGTTCAGCTTCTCCGGCTGTCAGAAGAACCCGGCGATGTTTGACCCGGTCAAGTTCAAATGGATGAACGGCGAGTATATACGCCAGCTCGGGCCGGACAGGCTGGCCGAGGCGGCGCTGCCTTTCCTTGACGCCGCCGGAGTGGGAAAGGGGGCGGACCGGGAGACGCTCAAGCGGGTTATTCTGCTGGAGCAGGAAAAATACAAGCTGCTTGGCGAAATACCCGCTCTGGTGGATTTTTTCTTCACCGAGCCGCCGGTTTACGACCCGAAGGCCGTGGAGAAAGTGCTTAAAAAACCCGGCGCGCGCAAGATCATAGAGGACATGCGCGCCCGCTATCTGGCGCTGCCGGAATTTTCGGAAGCCGCGCTTGAAAAGGCCGCGCGCGACTACGCAGCCGAGGCCGGCATCAAGGCCGGGCAGGTGTTTCACCCTTTGCGGGTCAGCGCCAGCGGCAGGACGGATGGGCCCACGTTGTTTAAGATGCTTGAATATCTGGGCAGGGAGGCCGTGGCAAAGCGGATGCAGAACGCGCTGCCGCTTTGCGATTGAACTGAAAATGGCTGACGAGACTAAATACTGGCTTTACCAGGACGGCGAGATAGAAGGCCCCTTTGACTCTCAGGAGCTTTCCGTCCAGCCGGATTTCTGCCCAGCCAGTCTCGTCTGCCAGGACAACGGCTCCGGCGAGCCGTGCGGCCAGTGGCGCATGGCCTCTTCCGCGCCGGGGCTGGCCGAAGAGGCCGCCATGCTGCGCGACTGGACCCGCCGCCATGCGCCGGAGGAGAGCCGGCCCGCCGGGGAGGCCGGTCCGCCGCCCGGGGGGCAGGAACTGGCGTCGTTCCTGAAAACTTTCGGTTTCACCGAGGATGACATAGCCAGGGCGGCTGATTTCGCCGTGGAAAAACCCGATTTGCCCGCGCAGTCCGCGGGACAAGCCGCGGCAAAGGCGGCGCCGGTTCCGCTTTCGCGCGCCGTCGGCGCGGCAAAGCCCGCGCAGCAGCCTAAATTCCTGGGCCAGGCCGAGCCGGAATGGATAGCGCAGCTTGAACTTAACGAGAAGCTGCAGACTCTTGCCGGGGATTCCGCCCGTTTTGCCGCGCTGGCCGATTACGGCGGAGTTCAGCCCGCCGTGGAGGATTTGGAGGAGGATGCCGGATACGCGGAAGATGAGGAGGAGGAAGAAGCGCCTCCCTCTTCCCGTTCAAGACGCGCGGCAAAGCGCAGGGGCCGCAAAGCCTCCCGCCGCAGGCGCAGGGAGGAGGAGCCGGAAGAGGAATTTCCACAGCAGTTTCCGGGGCCTGCCGCCGCTTACGGCCTGCCGCCGTTTCCCGCTGCGCCTGAAGCCGCGCCCGCAGCCGCGCGGCAGGAGGAGCTCCCGGACGTCAGTGAGGAGATTATCCCTCCGCCAAATTCCGAATTTGAAAATTTCACCGGCCTGCCGCCCATGCCGGCTCCCGAACCGGTCGTCGCGCCGCAGCCTGCCCCGGCTTCGGCACGGGAGACGTCCACTACCGACAAAAGCGATATAACCGCCCCGCTGGAAAGCGATCACCGGCCCCTGCCGGACACGGGCAATATACCGGAAATAAATATCGCTCCCACGGCGGATCGCATAAACCCCGATGCTTTTGGGGCGCAGAAGGCGACTTCAGTCGGGCTGGAGGATGCCCAGGGAAAAGCCAGGGTAACCGGCATAGACACGGCAGGCGCTCAGGATGGGCAAAACCGCAAAACCAACGAAACCATGCAGGTCGCCTCGGCGCTGGACGCCATGGGCGTTCGCGGCGATGGGAAAACCACTGCCCTGGGGCCGGATACCGGGTCGGGACTGTTCAAGGCCGCAATGCCGGACAAGCAGCAGCCCACGCAGCAGGGGGCGTCCTATACCATGAAGGTCGGCGCCATTATGGACGCCACCGGAATCAAGTCCACGCAGGTGTCCAATTCTGCAACCGTTTCCGGCGGCGCGGCTGCGCTGCAGGGCATGCCGTCGCCAACAATCGCCACCGTGGATTTGACGCGGGCCGCCGCCACAGCGTCCAAACAGTCCGTTTTCAAGCGGAGGAAGCTGATAATAATAACAGCGGCGGCGGCGCTGGCGTTGTTTGTGATAGTGGTGTTTCTGTATCTGTTCAAAGGCGGTTCCAAGCCGCCGGCGAACAAAGATGCCGCCCAGAGCCAGCCGCAGGCGGATGCCGGCGCCGCCCAGCAGGCGGGCGCGTCAGCGCCGCAGCAGACCGCGGCGGCGATAGGCATAGTCAAAAATTACCAGCTTGGCGGGGGGCGCGGCACCATAAGCGAATGGCTGCGCAACTCATACATGGGCGGTCAGGAGAGCTGGAGCGCCACCCATTTGCACGGATCGGATTACGTTGTTTCCTACAAATTCACGCAGCAGCGGCTTGAGCCGGTGGTGTACGAGTTCGATGTGAATGTGCAGACCGGGAAAATCGTGCGCGGGATAAACAATGCCGCGGTGTCGCTGCTGGCCAATCAGTCCGCCGCGGCGCAATTCGGCGCGACGCCGGGGCGGCAGCCGCAGCAGTTTTTCACCACAAAACCCGGGCAGCAGACTTCCTCCGTGCTGCCGTCCGTGGCGTTGCCTGCGGTAGAGGCGCCGCCGCCGGCTGCGCCCGCGCCCAGTCAGCCGCCTAAAAAGAAGAAAGCTGTCAGGAAAAAAGCTCCGCAACCCAGAAAGGACGAGGTGGAGCTGCTTCCTTTGCCGCCAGATCCGAGGGGTAAAAAGAAGAAATCCGGCTCGTTTGCCCCCATGGACTTTGACCCGGATTTCTGACGGCGGGGCGGTGTTTGCCGCCTGCGCTTTCCAGCGCCGCAGGCGGTTCCGCTACACGGACGTCCAGTCCAGTATTATTTTCCCCGACTGGCCGGAACACATCAGTTCAAATGCCTCCCGGTAATCCTTCATCGGGAAGCGGTGGGTGATTACGGGTTTTATGTCCAGCCCGCTTTGCAGCATGGCCGTCATTTTATACCAGGTTTCAAACATTTCCCTGCCGTATATGCATTTGAGCCGCAGGCCCTTGAATATCATCTGGCCCCAGGGGATTTGGGTGTTGTCTGGCAGAATGCCAAGCAGCGCTATTTTGCCTCCCATGCGGGTGGCGCCCAGCATGTCGTTGAAAGCCGCCGGGCTGCCGGACATTTCCATGCCTATGTCAAACCCCTCCGTCATTTTCAACTCGCGCATGACCTCTTCCAGCGTCTGCCTGCGCGCGTCCACGACCTTTTCCACGCCCAGCTTTTTCGCCAGCGCCAGCCGGTAGTCGCTTATATCGGTGATGACCACATGTCTTGCGCCTATGTGCCGCGCTATGGCGGCGGCCATTATGCCTATGGGGCCTGCGCCGGTTATAAGCACGTCTTCGCCCACCACATCATGGGAAAGCGCCGTGTGCGCGGCATTGCCGAACGGGTCGAAAATGGCGGCCTCGTCGTCGGAAATGTCGTCGGGCAGGGGGAATACGTTGCCGGCGGGCATCGCCAGGTATTGCGCGAAACAGCCGGGGCGGTTCACACCGGTGCCTTTGGTGTTGATGCACAAATGCCGCTGTCCGGCGCGGCAGTTGCGGCAGTGGCCGCAGACTATATGCCCCTCGCCGGAAACGCGTTGTCCCACGGAGAGGCCGCGCACGGCTTTGCCCAGGGCGGCCACCTCGCCGGCGAATTCGTGGCCCACGTGCATGGGGACTGGAATGGTTTTCTTTGCCCAGTCGTTCCACTCGTAAATATGGGCGTCGGTGCCGCAGATTGCGGTTTTTCTTATTTTAATAAGGACTTCGGTTTCACTTATTTGAGGCTCCGGCACGTCTTCCAGCCAGATGCCGCGTTCGGATCTGCTTTTGACAAGAGCTTTCATGCCGCAATTTTAGCAAATTGGGACCATTTGCCCCTTGCGGAAAATGCAAACAGGGGCTATGCTACGCCCATATCTGCCGTGCGAAACACGGCAAAAGCGCCGTGCTTCGCCCGGAAGGAGGCTGGAATGAGAATTGGTCGCGCATGGCTGCCGGTTGCGGCGGCGATTTTGTTTGCGTGCGGTTTAGCTTATTCCCAGGAGGACGGCGGCAGCGGCCAATCGTCCGGCGGGGACGAGTCCTCCCGGCAGTCCGGCGGCGGCGATTCGGGCGGACAGGGAAATTCCAAAAAGGTCAAGAAAGCCGTGGCCAAAGCTCTCAAAAGCGAAAAAAAAGGAGGCAATTCGGGACAGAAAAAGGACCTGAAATCCCTGGATAAGTATCTGGCGGCCGCAAAAAACGACAAAAGCGGCCCCGCCAATCAGGACGCGATGGAGGCGGCAGTCGCCAAATGGTACAGCAACAACGGCGAAGCCAACGGCGCAAACGACAGCAGGCCCCCGTCGGCTGAGGGAAAGAAGTTTGCCAAAAAAGTGATGAAGCTGATGAAATCCGGCGGAAAGGAGGGTAAAGGCGGCAAGGGCGGTGGCGGTTCCTGCTGCGGAGGAGACGGTGGTGATGAAAGCGGCGGAGGAGGTGGTGGTGACGAAAGCGGCGGAGGAGGTGGTGGTGACGAAAGCGGCGGAGGAAGCGGCGGCGGATAGCAGGTTTCCCGTATCATTCGCCGTTGGCGGAAAAATCCGCCGGCGGCGTTTTTTTTTATAATATTGTCTCGGATACGAAACAACAGGAGGTATTATGCCCGACAATGAAATGACCACCAAATCCGGCCTGCGCTATGCTGAGACAAAGCCCGGCGACGGCGAAATGCCCTCCCGCGGCAAAAAAGTCACGGTCCATTACACCGGCACGTTCGCCGACGGCAGGAAATTTGACAGCTCACTTGACCGCAAATGCCCGTTTGAATTCGTAATCGGCATGGGCCAGGTCATAAAAGGCTGGGACGAAGGCGTCATGACCATGAAAACCGGAGGCAAAAGGCGGCTTTACATCCCCTCTGCGCTGGCTTACGGAAAACGCGGCGCGGGCAGCGTCATTCCGCCGGACACCGACCTTGTTTTCGACGTGGAGCTGCTGAAGGTGGAGGACGCCGATTGCTTCTGAAGCTCTCCGCCCCGTTTGCTCCCTCCGGCGGCCAGCCGGCGGCTATAGAGACGCTTTGCCGCAACATCTCCTCCGGCAGGCGCGACAATGTGCTGCTGGGCGTAACCGGCTCCGGCAAGACCTATACCATGGCCTGCGTGATGGAGCGGCTGCAAAAACCCGCGCTGGTCATCTCGCCCAACAAGGTGCTGGCCGCCCAGCTTTATGCCGAGTTCAGGAGTTTTTTCCCCGAAAACGCGGTGGAGTATTTCATCTCCTACTACGACTATTACCAGCCGGAGGCCTATGTCCCGCAGACCGACACCTATATTGAAAAAGACTCCGCCATCAACGAGCATATAGACAAGCTGCGGCTCAAGGCTACAACCTCGCTGCTGACACGGCGGGACACGGTGGTGGTGGCGTCGGTTTCCTGCATTTACAATATCGGCTCGCCGGAGAGTTATGCGCAGATGCGAGTGCCTTTCGCAAAAGGCGCGGCCGCTTCCCGCGTGGAACTCTCGGCCAGGCTGGTGCAGATTCATTATGAGCGCAACGAGGCGGAATTCTCCGCCGGAAAATTCCGGCTGCGCGGCGGCGCGCTGGACATATTCCCGCCCTATTCGCAGAATGCGCTGCGCGTGGTTGTGGAGGGCGGCGCCATCGCCTCAATCCATGAAATGAATCCGCTGACGGGCGACCTGCTCTCGGAGCTTGGCGAGGCGCTGGTTTACCCCGCAAAACATTTTGTCGCCACAAAAGACGGGGTGGAGCGCGCCGTGTCCGCCATACGCGCCGAACTAAAAGGCCGGCTGGCGGAGCTTAAATCCGACGGCAAACTGCTGGAGGCCCAGCGGCTGGAGCAGCGCACCGGATACGACATTGAAATGCTGGAGCAGATGGGCTGGTGTTCGGGGGTGGAGAATTATTCGCGCCATCTTGACGGACGCTCCCCGGGGCAGAGGCCGCTTTCGCTGCTGGACTATTTCCGGTCCGGCGATTTTCTTGTTTTCATAGACGAATCGCATGTAACCGTGCCGCAAATACGCGGGATGCACGAGGGCGACCGCTCCCGCAAGCAGACTCTGGTTGACTTCGGCTTCCGGCTGCCGTCCGCTTTGGACAACAGGCCGCTTAAATTCTCCGAATTTGAATCCCTGCTTCCGCCGACGGTGTATGTTTCCGCCACACCCGGGCCTTATGAACTGGAAAAAACCTGCGGCGCGCAGGGTAAAGCCGGTTTTGCCGCCTGCTCCGGCAAGGACGGCGTGGCCGAGCAGATAATACGCCCCACCGGCCTTGCGGATCCGCCGGTGTCGGTGTATCCGGCAAAGGGCCAGATTCAGCATTTGTCGGAAAAGATAAAAGAGCGCGCCGCAAAAGGCGAACGCACTCTGGTGCTGGCTTTGACTAAAAAGACCGCGGAGGATTTGTCGGCCTATCTTGCGTCCAAAGGCGTCAGGGCCCGCTACCTGCATTCCGACATAGAGACGCTGGAGCGCATAGAGATTCTCAACGCGCTGCGCAAGGGCGAGTTTGACGCGCTGGTGGGAATCAATCTGCTGCGCGAGGGGCTGGACGTGCCGGAAGTCTCGCTTGTGGCCATACTGGAGGCAGACAACGAGGGATTTCTGCGCAGCGAGACCACTCTTATCCAGATAGCGGGCCGCGCCGCCCGCCATGCCGGAGGCGAAGTGGCATTGTATGCGGACAGGCGCACCGGCTCCATGGACCGCGCCCTTGCCGAAATGTCGCGCCGGCGGGAAATTCAGCTTGCCTATAACAAGGCGCACGGCATAACGCCCCGGACCATAATAAAAGCCGCGCGCGAGCTTGAGGAGCTGCGGCAGGATTCCCGCCGGGCCGGGCTGGACGCGCTGAACGGTTTTGAGAAGGAAAACATCACGCCCGAAAACCTGCCTAAGCTGGCGGCAAGCATGGAATCCCAGATGCGCCATGCCGCCGACAATCTGGATTTTGAGCTGGCCGCGCAATTGCGCGACAGGC contains:
- the gltX gene encoding glutamate--tRNA ligase — translated: MPGIRVRFAPSPTGHLHIGGARTALFNYLFARQTKGTFILRIEDTDELRSTDESTRAIFHAMNWLGLDWDEGPLPGGGEKGPHGPYFQSERAAKGIYKQYADKLIAQGMAYHCYCTPEELEEARRRAQLEKRPPKYEGICRHLTESRRRELEAQGRKPVVRFRMPDEGATSWNDLIRGEVKFENRLLYDFVMVKASGYPTYNFACVVDDHLMEMSHIIRGDDHISNTPLQVLLYKTLGWPLPEIAHLSMIHGPDGTKLSKRHGHTSVAEYESAGYLPDAVKNYLALLGWSTPDSQQIFAPGELIEKFSFSGCQKNPAMFDPVKFKWMNGEYIRQLGPDRLAEAALPFLDAAGVGKGADRETLKRVILLEQEKYKLLGEIPALVDFFFTEPPVYDPKAVEKVLKKPGARKIIEDMRARYLALPEFSEAALEKAARDYAAEAGIKAGQVFHPLRVSASGRTDGPTLFKMLEYLGREAVAKRMQNALPLCD
- the tdh gene encoding L-threonine 3-dehydrogenase, whose product is MKALVKSRSERGIWLEDVPEPQISETEVLIKIRKTAICGTDAHIYEWNDWAKKTIPVPMHVGHEFAGEVAALGKAVRGLSVGQRVSGEGHIVCGHCRNCRAGQRHLCINTKGTGVNRPGCFAQYLAMPAGNVFPLPDDISDDEAAIFDPFGNAAHTALSHDVVGEDVLITGAGPIGIMAAAIARHIGARHVVITDISDYRLALAKKLGVEKVVDARRQTLEEVMRELKMTEGFDIGMEMSGSPAAFNDMLGATRMGGKIALLGILPDNTQIPWGQMIFKGLRLKCIYGREMFETWYKMTAMLQSGLDIKPVITHRFPMKDYREAFELMCSGQSGKIILDWTSV
- a CDS encoding FKBP-type peptidyl-prolyl cis-trans isomerase, giving the protein MPDNEMTTKSGLRYAETKPGDGEMPSRGKKVTVHYTGTFADGRKFDSSLDRKCPFEFVIGMGQVIKGWDEGVMTMKTGGKRRLYIPSALAYGKRGAGSVIPPDTDLVFDVELLKVEDADCF
- the uvrB gene encoding excinuclease ABC subunit UvrB, with amino-acid sequence MLLKLSAPFAPSGGQPAAIETLCRNISSGRRDNVLLGVTGSGKTYTMACVMERLQKPALVISPNKVLAAQLYAEFRSFFPENAVEYFISYYDYYQPEAYVPQTDTYIEKDSAINEHIDKLRLKATTSLLTRRDTVVVASVSCIYNIGSPESYAQMRVPFAKGAAASRVELSARLVQIHYERNEAEFSAGKFRLRGGALDIFPPYSQNALRVVVEGGAIASIHEMNPLTGDLLSELGEALVYPAKHFVATKDGVERAVSAIRAELKGRLAELKSDGKLLEAQRLEQRTGYDIEMLEQMGWCSGVENYSRHLDGRSPGQRPLSLLDYFRSGDFLVFIDESHVTVPQIRGMHEGDRSRKQTLVDFGFRLPSALDNRPLKFSEFESLLPPTVYVSATPGPYELEKTCGAQGKAGFAACSGKDGVAEQIIRPTGLADPPVSVYPAKGQIQHLSEKIKERAAKGERTLVLALTKKTAEDLSAYLASKGVRARYLHSDIETLERIEILNALRKGEFDALVGINLLREGLDVPEVSLVAILEADNEGFLRSETTLIQIAGRAARHAGGEVALYADRRTGSMDRALAEMSRRREIQLAYNKAHGITPRTIIKAARELEELRQDSRRAGLDALNGFEKENITPENLPKLAASMESQMRHAADNLDFELAAQLRDRLFELRDMAVKPAAKSKSRRKR